Proteins from one Fundidesulfovibrio magnetotacticus genomic window:
- a CDS encoding type II secretion system F family protein produces the protein METDLFAASLAALAALAGVWLWFLAADRRERRKRLLARTEGRYGLDEKKPGSGQQAGPGLARGLLDAVGRVGQLFAPKKPEEISEVRVELIRAGFRKASAFTVFWGFKMGLALGGLGMAALVHATVLAEALAQIKALAYLMLPGLGLYLPTLWLRMAGAKRRKAIRNALPDALDLLVVCVEAGMGLDQAVFRVSSELRAGYPEMSEEFRQLNLELRAGKSRRDALKNLAWRIGIDDVNSLTALLIQSDLFGTSIAQTLRVYADAMRTKRFQLAEEKAAKLPVKLLLPLIFFILPPLFIVIVGPGVIRLMTVMGGSLR, from the coding sequence GTGGAAACCGACCTCTTCGCCGCGAGCCTGGCCGCCCTGGCCGCCCTGGCCGGGGTGTGGCTGTGGTTTCTGGCGGCCGATCGCAGGGAGCGCCGCAAGCGTCTGCTGGCCCGCACCGAGGGCCGCTACGGCCTGGACGAGAAGAAGCCGGGGAGCGGCCAGCAGGCGGGGCCGGGCCTCGCGCGCGGGCTTCTGGACGCCGTGGGCCGCGTGGGGCAGCTCTTTGCGCCCAAGAAGCCCGAGGAGATCTCCGAGGTGCGCGTGGAACTCATCCGCGCGGGCTTCCGCAAAGCCTCGGCCTTCACGGTGTTCTGGGGTTTCAAGATGGGCCTGGCCCTGGGCGGCCTGGGCATGGCGGCCCTGGTCCACGCCACCGTCCTGGCCGAGGCTCTCGCCCAGATCAAGGCCCTGGCCTATCTCATGCTGCCGGGCCTGGGGCTCTACCTGCCCACACTTTGGCTGCGCATGGCGGGCGCAAAGCGCCGCAAGGCCATCCGCAACGCCCTGCCCGACGCCCTGGACCTTCTGGTGGTCTGCGTGGAGGCGGGCATGGGCCTGGACCAGGCGGTGTTCCGCGTGAGCTCCGAACTGCGCGCGGGCTACCCCGAAATGAGCGAGGAGTTCCGGCAGCTCAACCTGGAGTTGCGCGCGGGCAAGTCGCGCCGCGACGCCCTGAAAAACCTTGCCTGGCGCATCGGCATCGACGACGTGAACAGCCTCACGGCCCTGCTCATCCAGTCCGATCTGTTCGGCACGTCCATCGCCCAGACCCTGCGCGTCTACGCCGACGCCATGCGCACCAAGCGCTTCCAGCTGGCCGAGGAGAAGGCGGCCAAGCTGCCGGTGAAGCTCCTGCTGCCGCTCATCTTCTTCATTTTGCCCCCGCTGTTCATCGTCATCGTGGGTCCGGGCGTCATCCGCCTGATGACCGTCATGGGCGGCTCGCTGCGCTGA
- a CDS encoding type II secretion system F family protein produces MPPLPVTLAVAVACVYLGVLVLVLFGRDSAQRRERTLKRLEALEERPDVEAPAILVKKQRLSEVEWLDQGLARLGWTGRMARKLAQARVNAPLSVFVLLSLTIAVLGAALGGLLFEGVLVPALFGVALGWLPTWWINRRINARNARFEEQLPDALDLVSRALKAGHTFPTGLTMVQQEFEDPIGEEFGKTLEEINFGGSVQESLDNLSQRVNSPDLMFFVVSVKIQSETGGNLAEIVENISRLIRERFKLRGRVNVLSAEGRFAAWILCCMPPGIALVINLINPGYMGALLEPGLGRTLLYGAIFQMALGVFSITQMIKIKV; encoded by the coding sequence GTGCCGCCGCTGCCCGTCACACTGGCCGTCGCGGTGGCCTGCGTCTACCTGGGGGTGCTGGTGCTGGTGCTCTTCGGGCGCGACAGCGCCCAGCGTCGGGAACGCACCCTCAAGCGCCTGGAGGCCCTGGAGGAGCGCCCCGACGTGGAGGCCCCGGCCATCCTCGTCAAGAAGCAGCGCCTGAGCGAGGTGGAATGGCTGGACCAGGGCCTGGCCCGCCTGGGCTGGACCGGGCGCATGGCCCGCAAGCTGGCCCAGGCCCGGGTGAACGCGCCGCTCTCCGTGTTCGTGCTCCTCTCGCTGACCATCGCCGTGCTGGGCGCGGCCCTGGGCGGGCTGCTTTTCGAGGGGGTGCTCGTGCCCGCGCTCTTCGGCGTCGCTCTGGGCTGGCTGCCCACGTGGTGGATCAACCGGCGCATCAACGCGCGCAACGCCCGCTTCGAGGAGCAGCTCCCCGACGCCCTGGATCTGGTCTCTCGTGCGCTCAAGGCCGGACACACTTTCCCCACGGGCCTGACCATGGTCCAGCAAGAGTTCGAGGACCCTATCGGAGAAGAGTTCGGCAAGACCCTGGAGGAGATCAACTTCGGCGGCAGCGTCCAGGAATCCCTGGACAACCTCTCCCAGCGCGTGAACAGCCCGGACCTGATGTTCTTCGTGGTCTCCGTCAAGATCCAGAGCGAGACGGGCGGCAACCTGGCCGAGATCGTGGAGAACATCTCCCGGCTCATCCGCGAGCGCTTCAAGCTGCGCGGCCGGGTGAACGTGCTCTCGGCCGAGGGCCGCTTCGCGGCCTGGATCCTCTGCTGCATGCCCCCGGGCATCGCCCTGGTGATCAACTTGATCAACCCGGGCTACATGGGGGCGCTTCTGGAGCCGGGCCTGGGGCGCACGCTGCTCTACGGGGCCATCTTCCAGATGGCCCTGGGCGTGTTCAGCATCACCCAGATGATCAAGATCAAGGTCTAG
- a CDS encoding CpaF family protein, with protein sequence MRGRQLIRPTAQAQAPAAPELDPQRSAAQGDQYYELKTLLHERLIEVIDLSLLESLDPAALKSEINRLVNGLLGDEFAHAPLNRAERERLVDEVHDEIMGLGPLEPFLKDSTVNDILVNAYSHIYVERRGRLELTGARFKDNDHLKKIIDRIVNRVGRRVDESSPMVDARLPDGSRVNAIIPPLAIDGPALSIRKFSKDPLELDDLIAFKALTPELGELLKGIVMARLNILISGGTGSGKTTMLNCLSRFIPEHERIVTVEDAAELQLKQEHVVRLETRPANIEGRGEITQRDLVKNCLRMRPDRIIIGEVRGGEALDMLQAMNTGHDGSLATIHANTPRDALMRLETMVAMAGLNISSLSLKRYVSSAIDVIIQIARLSDGSRKMISFQELTGMEGEIITMQEIFAFEQKGLNAEGKVRGQFLSRGIRPKFSERLSAKGINLPGNLFAPRVLLEM encoded by the coding sequence ATGCGGGGACGCCAGCTCATCCGGCCCACGGCCCAGGCCCAGGCCCCGGCCGCGCCCGAACTCGACCCTCAGCGCTCCGCCGCCCAGGGCGACCAGTACTACGAGCTCAAGACGCTCCTGCACGAACGGCTCATCGAGGTCATCGACCTGAGCCTCCTGGAATCCCTGGACCCGGCGGCCCTCAAGTCCGAGATCAACAGGCTGGTCAACGGACTCCTGGGCGACGAGTTCGCCCACGCGCCCCTCAACCGGGCCGAGCGCGAGCGCCTCGTGGACGAGGTGCACGACGAGATCATGGGCCTTGGCCCCCTGGAGCCCTTCCTGAAGGACTCCACCGTCAACGACATCCTGGTGAACGCCTACAGCCACATCTACGTGGAGCGCCGGGGCCGCCTGGAGCTGACCGGGGCGCGCTTCAAGGACAACGACCACCTCAAGAAGATCATCGACCGCATCGTCAACCGCGTGGGTCGCCGGGTGGACGAGTCCTCGCCCATGGTGGACGCGCGCCTCCCCGACGGCTCGCGCGTCAACGCCATCATCCCGCCCCTGGCCATCGACGGCCCGGCTCTCTCCATCCGCAAATTCTCCAAGGACCCCCTGGAACTCGACGACCTCATCGCCTTCAAGGCCCTCACCCCGGAGCTGGGCGAGCTGCTCAAGGGCATCGTCATGGCCAGGCTGAACATTCTCATCTCCGGCGGCACCGGGTCGGGCAAGACCACCATGCTCAACTGCCTCTCGCGCTTCATCCCCGAGCACGAGCGCATCGTCACCGTGGAGGACGCCGCCGAGCTGCAGCTCAAGCAGGAGCACGTGGTGCGCCTGGAAACACGCCCCGCCAACATCGAGGGGCGCGGCGAGATCACCCAGCGCGACCTCGTGAAGAACTGCCTGCGCATGCGCCCCGACCGCATCATCATCGGCGAGGTGCGCGGCGGCGAGGCCCTGGACATGCTCCAGGCCATGAACACCGGCCACGACGGCTCCCTGGCCACCATCCACGCCAACACCCCCCGCGACGCCCTGATGCGCCTGGAGACCATGGTGGCCATGGCCGGGCTGAACATTTCGAGCCTCTCGCTCAAGCGTTACGTCAGCTCCGCCATCGACGTGATCATCCAGATCGCCCGGCTCTCCGACGGCAGCCGCAAGATGATCTCCTTCCAGGAGCTCACCGGCATGGAAGGCGAAATCATCACCATGCAGGAGATCTTCGCCTTCGAGCAGAAGGGCCTGAACGCTGAGGGCAAGGTGCGCGGCCAGTTCCTCTCGCGCGGCATCCGCCCCAAGTTCTCCGAGCGTCTGTCCGCCAAGGGCATCAACCTGCCCGGCAACCTCTTCGCGCCCCGGGTGCTCCTGGAGATGTGA
- a CDS encoding AAA family ATPase, producing the protein MAAERPLGVLLAGDPAVLPVLRAALEGQPLARPAEARPDVVFVAAGQNIQAALDQLAQAAREHPGAQLALAAHPAAPELFLAALRLGVREALPAADLERKLPGALERMAGRVRRSAPASSGRSGALHAFIGAKGGVGVTTLAVGAARELARPGPGGAPRESVLVDMNLPYGESPLFLGITPGTSLAEILAREGALQARAAAECAERHVSGLSLLALPAQLADAPAGLSPELLCEILAELRSRHDHVSVDLGIYIDDLTLRVMGQADGVYLVGVQSMACVRNIRRFLDYVRPQGEVRLVVNRHLSDCELSVEDMEKALGLKCFQVIPNDYALTLEAINLGRPVADLAPRSAVSRALAALASGMSGERAESGLAGLARRLFGRAPGGR; encoded by the coding sequence ATGGCCGCGGAGCGCCCCCTCGGCGTCCTCCTCGCGGGAGACCCCGCCGTGCTGCCCGTGTTGCGCGCCGCGCTGGAGGGCCAGCCCCTGGCCCGCCCGGCCGAGGCCCGGCCCGACGTGGTGTTCGTGGCCGCCGGGCAGAACATCCAGGCAGCCCTGGACCAGCTGGCGCAGGCCGCCCGGGAGCACCCCGGCGCGCAGCTGGCCCTGGCCGCCCACCCGGCCGCCCCGGAACTCTTCCTGGCCGCCCTGCGCCTGGGCGTGCGCGAGGCCCTGCCCGCAGCGGACCTGGAACGCAAGCTCCCCGGCGCGCTGGAGCGCATGGCCGGGCGCGTCCGGCGCTCCGCGCCCGCGTCCTCGGGGCGCTCCGGCGCGCTGCACGCCTTCATCGGCGCCAAGGGCGGCGTGGGCGTTACAACCCTGGCCGTGGGCGCGGCACGCGAGCTGGCCCGTCCTGGTCCCGGCGGAGCGCCCCGCGAGTCCGTGCTGGTCGACATGAACCTTCCTTACGGCGAAAGCCCGCTCTTTCTGGGGATCACCCCGGGCACGTCCCTGGCGGAGATCCTGGCGCGGGAGGGCGCGCTCCAGGCGCGCGCCGCCGCCGAATGCGCCGAGCGCCACGTCTCGGGGCTTTCGCTCCTGGCCCTGCCCGCCCAGCTGGCCGACGCCCCGGCGGGGCTCTCGCCGGAGCTGCTCTGCGAAATCCTCGCGGAGCTGCGCTCCCGGCACGACCACGTCAGCGTGGACCTGGGCATCTACATCGACGATCTCACCCTGCGCGTCATGGGCCAGGCCGACGGCGTCTACCTCGTGGGCGTGCAGAGCATGGCCTGCGTGCGCAACATCCGCCGTTTCCTGGACTACGTGCGCCCCCAGGGCGAGGTGCGCCTGGTGGTGAACCGCCACCTCTCCGACTGCGAGCTCTCCGTGGAGGACATGGAAAAGGCCCTTGGCCTCAAATGCTTCCAGGTGATACCAAACGACTACGCACTGACCCTGGAAGCCATCAACCTGGGCAGGCCCGTGGCCGACCTGGCCCCGCGCTCGGCAGTGAGCCGCGCCCTGGCCGCCCTGGCCTCGGGCATGTCCGGCGAGCGCGCCGAGAGCGGCCTGGCGGGACTGGCCCGCAGGCTCTTCGGCCGCGCGCCCGGCGGGAGGTAA
- a CDS encoding AAA family ATPase, whose amino-acid sequence MNTTPTVLLDIRNLVTRVLAEKCAAQAGLRVLASEDAQAPDLCVRQAGPDPEAEERALEAFRQENPDTGLLLLGDTSDAALIVAAMHAGVLEFLSESLGEDDLLPRFEQFAQERLASAGGPAPGRLVSVFCLKGGVGGTTLAVNVALERQRAAQGRERAAALLDLGLPYGEAQMFLDLNCRYHWGEAVKNVGRLDGTYLLSLMTQHASGLRLLPPPAQPDEIQLAGAEVMGFLAEQARRLFDTVVVDLGAYLDEVSQRIMDISDDVLLVCVQSTACLRNLARFAAQYPVARSRRGRAFRLVVNRHLEKAQITPAQLEEAAGIAGAWLVPNDYPATLGAINQGLPLAEAAPKAPVTEAVRALALSLDGGPQRPERKARFGLFALGKG is encoded by the coding sequence ATGAACACCACCCCCACCGTCCTTCTGGACATCCGCAACCTGGTCACCCGCGTCCTGGCCGAAAAGTGCGCCGCCCAGGCGGGCCTTCGCGTGCTGGCCTCGGAAGACGCCCAGGCCCCGGACCTCTGCGTGCGTCAGGCCGGGCCGGACCCCGAGGCCGAGGAGCGCGCCCTGGAGGCCTTCCGGCAGGAGAACCCCGACACGGGCCTCCTGCTCCTGGGCGACACCTCCGACGCGGCGCTCATCGTGGCGGCCATGCACGCCGGGGTGCTCGAATTCCTCTCCGAGAGCCTGGGCGAGGACGACCTGCTCCCCCGGTTCGAGCAGTTCGCCCAGGAGCGGCTGGCGAGCGCGGGCGGTCCCGCGCCCGGCAGGCTCGTCAGCGTGTTCTGCCTCAAAGGCGGCGTGGGCGGCACCACCCTGGCCGTCAACGTGGCCCTGGAGCGCCAGCGCGCCGCCCAGGGCCGGGAGCGCGCCGCCGCCCTCCTGGACCTGGGCCTGCCCTACGGCGAGGCCCAGATGTTTCTCGACCTCAACTGCCGCTACCACTGGGGCGAGGCCGTGAAGAACGTGGGCCGCCTGGACGGCACCTATCTCCTGAGCCTCATGACCCAGCACGCCTCGGGTCTGCGCCTGCTGCCCCCGCCCGCCCAGCCCGACGAGATCCAACTGGCCGGGGCCGAGGTGATGGGCTTCCTGGCCGAACAGGCCCGCAGGCTCTTCGACACCGTGGTGGTGGACCTGGGGGCCTACCTGGACGAGGTGTCCCAGCGCATCATGGACATCTCCGACGACGTGCTCCTGGTGTGCGTGCAGAGCACCGCCTGCCTGCGCAACCTGGCGCGTTTCGCCGCCCAGTACCCCGTGGCCCGCTCCCGGCGCGGACGCGCCTTCCGGCTGGTGGTGAACCGCCACCTGGAGAAGGCCCAGATCACCCCCGCTCAGCTGGAGGAGGCCGCCGGAATCGCCGGGGCCTGGCTCGTGCCCAACGACTATCCCGCCACCCTGGGGGCCATCAACCAGGGCCTGCCCCTGGCCGAGGCCGCGCCCAAGGCCCCGGTCACGGAGGCCGTGCGCGCCCTGGCCCTCTCCCTGGACGGGGGGCCGCAACGCCCCGAGCGCAAGGCGCGCTTCGGGCTCTTCGCACTGGGGAAGGGGTAG